From Streptomyces sp. TLI_053, a single genomic window includes:
- a CDS encoding amidohydrolase, translating into MTERNSRTVLLRGGAVYSPADPFATAMLVEGEHVAWVGSDGAAEAYARTADEIVELDGALVTPAFVDAHAHATATGLALTGLDLTGTPSLAAALAAVTAFTAREQPGGVLIGHGWDETGWPEGRPPTLAELDAAAGGAAVYLSRTDVHSGLATTALRALTDGLADRPGFHPDGPLTRDAHHAVRATALARLTPAQRRHAQRAALARAAELGIGALHECAGPEISSEQDLTALLELAAEGDGPEVFGYWGELAERGGVDTARRLGAVGAGGDLFVDGALGSHTACLHHDYADAAHTGTSYLTAAQIADHVTACTEAGLQAGFHAIGDAAVAAVLEGVRAAGDRIGADRVRALRHRVEHAEALDDKTVAAFAELGLTASVQPAFDAAWGGPDGMYARRLGAERAAALNPFAALLRSGVPLAFGSDAPVSPLDPWGTVRAAAFHRTPEHRISVRAAFTAHTRGGWRAVGRDQDGVLVPGAVASYAIWAATDLVVQAPDDRVAGWSTDPRSGTPGLPDLTPGHPLPTCLRTVVRGRTVHLAGAAAPAPAETE; encoded by the coding sequence ATGACCGAACGCAACTCCCGGACCGTCCTGCTGCGCGGCGGCGCCGTCTACAGCCCCGCCGACCCCTTCGCCACCGCCATGCTCGTCGAGGGCGAGCACGTCGCCTGGGTCGGCAGCGACGGCGCCGCCGAGGCCTACGCGCGGACCGCCGACGAGATCGTCGAACTCGACGGCGCCCTGGTCACCCCGGCCTTCGTCGACGCCCACGCGCACGCCACCGCCACCGGCCTCGCGCTCACCGGCCTCGACCTCACCGGAACCCCCTCGCTGGCCGCCGCCCTGGCCGCCGTCACCGCCTTCACCGCCCGCGAGCAGCCCGGCGGCGTCCTCATCGGCCACGGCTGGGACGAGACCGGCTGGCCCGAGGGCCGCCCGCCGACCCTCGCCGAGCTGGACGCCGCCGCCGGCGGCGCCGCCGTCTACCTCTCCCGCACCGACGTGCACTCCGGGCTCGCCACCACCGCGCTGCGCGCCCTCACCGACGGCCTCGCCGACCGGCCCGGCTTCCACCCCGACGGCCCGCTCACCCGCGACGCCCACCACGCCGTCCGCGCGACCGCGCTGGCCCGGCTCACCCCCGCCCAGCGCCGCCACGCCCAGCGCGCCGCCCTCGCCCGCGCCGCCGAACTCGGCATCGGCGCCCTGCACGAGTGCGCCGGCCCCGAGATCTCCTCCGAGCAGGACCTCACCGCCCTGCTCGAGCTGGCCGCCGAGGGCGACGGCCCCGAGGTGTTCGGCTACTGGGGCGAGCTCGCCGAGCGCGGCGGCGTCGACACCGCCCGCCGGCTCGGCGCCGTCGGCGCCGGCGGCGACCTCTTCGTCGACGGCGCGCTCGGCTCGCACACCGCCTGCCTGCACCACGACTACGCCGACGCCGCGCACACCGGCACCTCCTACCTCACCGCCGCCCAGATCGCCGACCACGTCACGGCCTGCACCGAGGCCGGCCTCCAGGCCGGCTTCCACGCCATCGGGGACGCCGCGGTCGCCGCCGTGCTGGAGGGCGTCCGGGCGGCCGGCGACCGGATCGGCGCCGACCGGGTCCGGGCGCTGCGCCACCGGGTCGAGCACGCCGAGGCCCTCGACGACAAGACTGTCGCCGCCTTCGCCGAACTCGGCCTCACCGCCTCCGTGCAGCCCGCCTTCGACGCCGCCTGGGGCGGTCCGGACGGCATGTACGCCCGTCGTCTGGGCGCCGAGCGGGCCGCCGCGCTCAACCCGTTCGCCGCGCTGCTGCGCTCCGGTGTCCCGCTGGCCTTCGGCTCGGACGCCCCGGTCAGCCCGCTCGACCCCTGGGGCACCGTCCGGGCCGCCGCCTTCCACCGCACCCCCGAGCACCGGATCTCGGTCCGGGCCGCGTTCACCGCCCACACCCGCGGCGGCTGGCGGGCGGTCGGCCGCGACCAGGACGGCGTCCTCGTCCCCGGCGCGGTCGCCAGCTACGCGATCTGGGCCGCGACCGACCTGGTCGTCCAGGCCCCGGACGACCGGGTGGCCGGCTGGTCCACCGACCCGCGCTCCGGCACCCCCGGCCTGCCGGACCTCACCCCGGGCCACCCGCTGCCCACCTGCCTGCGCACCGTCGTCCGCGGCCGCACCGTGCACCTGGCCGGGGCCGCCGCCCCGGCCCCCGCGGAAACCGAGTGA
- a CDS encoding Lrp/AsnC family transcriptional regulator produces the protein MEDLDQRIVRLLLQDGRMSYTDLGKATGLSTSAVHQRVRRLEQRGVIRGYTAIIDPDAVDLALTAFISVKPFDPSAPDDTPERLADLPEIEACHSVAGEENYILKVRVGAPGDLEDLLARIRSAAGVSTRTTVVLSTPYEARPPRL, from the coding sequence GTGGAGGATCTCGATCAACGCATCGTCCGACTGCTCCTCCAGGACGGCCGGATGAGCTACACGGACCTGGGCAAGGCCACCGGCCTGTCCACCTCGGCGGTGCACCAGCGGGTGCGCCGCCTCGAACAGCGCGGAGTGATCCGCGGCTACACCGCGATCATCGACCCCGACGCCGTCGACCTCGCGCTCACCGCGTTCATCTCGGTCAAACCCTTCGACCCCAGCGCCCCCGACGACACACCCGAGAGACTGGCCGACCTGCCCGAGATCGAGGCCTGCCACAGCGTCGCCGGCGAGGAGAACTACATCCTCAAGGTCCGCGTCGGCGCCCCCGGCGACCTGGAGGACCTGCTGGCACGCATCCGCAGCGCCGCCGGCGTCTCCACCCGCACCACCGTCGTCCTGTCCACCCCCTACGAGGCCCGCCCCCCGAGGCTCTGA
- a CDS encoding twin-arginine translocation pathway signal protein, translated as MTDQPFVPADFTVPRALDAEGFRLEPLGEQHNEADHAAWTGSIAHIRATPGFGHGTWPPAEGMDPDRNLADLRRHAADFEARRGFTYSVLAVPGDAVVGCVYVYPDRERPGVAAVSSWGRADRAGLDAPLYRAVSDWPTTTWPFAEATYAPR; from the coding sequence ATGACCGACCAGCCGTTCGTTCCCGCCGACTTCACCGTCCCCCGTGCGCTCGACGCCGAGGGGTTCCGCCTGGAACCCCTCGGCGAGCAGCACAACGAGGCCGACCACGCCGCCTGGACCGGCAGCATCGCCCACATCCGCGCCACCCCCGGCTTCGGGCACGGCACCTGGCCCCCGGCCGAGGGCATGGACCCCGACCGCAACCTCGCCGACCTGCGCCGCCACGCGGCCGACTTCGAGGCCCGCCGGGGCTTCACCTACAGCGTGCTCGCCGTCCCCGGCGACGCGGTCGTCGGCTGCGTCTACGTCTACCCGGACCGCGAGCGGCCCGGCGTCGCCGCGGTCAGCTCCTGGGGCCGGGCCGACCGGGCCGGGCTGGACGCCCCGCTGTACCGCGCCGTCTCCGACTGGCCGACCACCACCTGGCCGTTCGCCGAGGCGACCTACGCCCCGCGCTGA
- a CDS encoding NAD-dependent epimerase/dehydratase family protein, which produces MRLLLLGGTEFVGRAVAEAALERGWEVTVFHRGTHAAPEGARVLHGDRTAEGGLAALAAGEWDAVVDTWSAAPSVVRDSARLLAGRVGRYAYVSSRSVYAYPTAAGADESAPLVEGSPDDGEMPYAESKRGGELAALDAFGDRALLIRAGLIVGPYENIGRLPWWLDRIARGGPVLAPGPRDLAVQFIDVRDLAAWTLDAVEAGLGGPFDLVGPRGHTTMGELLEACAKATGAEPELRWTEPGAIARAGIAPWVQLPFWVPPGELYDTVHGADVSKALAAGLRCRPVAETVADTWAWLQSIGGVAPQRPDRPTLGLDPELEAAALAG; this is translated from the coding sequence ATGAGACTTCTCCTGCTGGGTGGGACGGAATTCGTGGGGCGGGCCGTCGCGGAGGCGGCACTGGAGCGGGGCTGGGAGGTGACGGTCTTCCACCGGGGTACGCACGCCGCGCCGGAGGGGGCCCGGGTGCTGCACGGGGACCGGACGGCCGAGGGCGGGCTCGCGGCCCTGGCCGCGGGGGAGTGGGACGCGGTGGTGGACACCTGGTCCGCCGCCCCGTCGGTGGTGCGCGACAGCGCCCGCCTGCTGGCCGGCCGGGTCGGCCGCTACGCGTACGTGTCCAGCCGGTCGGTGTACGCGTACCCGACGGCGGCCGGCGCGGACGAGAGCGCTCCGCTGGTCGAGGGCTCGCCGGACGACGGCGAGATGCCCTACGCCGAGTCCAAGCGCGGCGGCGAGCTGGCGGCGCTGGACGCCTTCGGCGACCGGGCGCTGCTGATCCGGGCCGGGCTGATCGTCGGACCGTACGAGAACATCGGCCGCCTGCCCTGGTGGCTCGACCGGATCGCCCGCGGCGGCCCGGTGCTCGCCCCCGGTCCGCGCGACCTCGCGGTGCAGTTCATCGACGTCCGCGACCTCGCGGCATGGACCCTCGACGCGGTCGAGGCCGGCCTCGGCGGCCCCTTCGACCTGGTCGGCCCGCGCGGGCACACCACCATGGGCGAACTGCTGGAGGCCTGCGCGAAGGCCACCGGCGCCGAGCCCGAGCTGCGCTGGACGGAGCCCGGGGCGATCGCCCGGGCCGGCATCGCGCCGTGGGTCCAGCTGCCGTTCTGGGTCCCGCCGGGCGAGCTGTACGACACCGTGCACGGCGCGGACGTGAGCAAGGCGCTGGCCGCCGGGCTGCGCTGCCGGCCGGTGGCGGAGACGGTCGCCGACACCTGGGCGTGGCTGCAATCGATCGGCGGCGTGGCGCCGCAGCGCCCGGACCGGCCGACCCTCGGCCTGGACCCGGAGCTGGAGGCCGCGGCGCTGGCCGGCTGA
- a CDS encoding AAA family ATPase, whose protein sequence is MDAYTAGAYTRAEEEFRAAVRLDPGMADAWLGLHALRSDTSGALLAMHRHRERFGEQRRRHGRPLSSWYWLGWWVQPVLETARDLALAHASHWLDGRHLTELDHALEQCPAPAEDPSARFLHACRSYLLKDWEQLIRDTDRLLDDPLLGIEAGLFAGMARVRLDMCAQAQPPLAASLARCRSEQPQRKELRYWLARAYEGAGRSAAALPLYRAVHRADPAFMDTAARLAAISAEDGLADALLDGAGIGGRDAGRGAEDDAIDAALLDAAVLEQAGFEALGAGSEFGAGAEFGAGTEFGAGTEFGAEQAAEFGAGAEFGAEQAATESGAEFGAEFATEQASALAGAEPSGAELPTGAGAFGGPGGADPFGNPGPGGPAGTDDEAEDGHPTVPTPAGPGSTSGTGGTGNRPGGGAGAPPPLVTNGRAGSTAPQPAAASPAAPAAARAETAPAHVASISSTPEHEDHRAELDAALAELSRMVGLEPVKRQVRALSAQLRMARLRAEQGLPVQPPKRHFVFSGPSGTGKTTVARILGRVFHALGLLSGDHLVEAQRADLVGEFLGQTAVKANELIDSALDGVLFIDEAYSLSNSGYSKGDAYGDEALQVLLKRAEDNRDRLVVILAGYPEGMNRLLATNPGLNSRFTSRVDFPSYRPGELTAIGAALAGQDGDGWDEDAAEELASICTHVVREGWIDELGNGRFIRTLYEKSCAYRDLRLSLLREPPGREDLATLRLPDLVQAYGELIDGRG, encoded by the coding sequence ATGGACGCCTACACGGCCGGGGCGTACACCCGGGCCGAGGAGGAGTTCCGCGCCGCCGTCCGGCTCGACCCCGGCATGGCCGACGCCTGGCTCGGCCTGCACGCGCTGCGCAGTGACACCTCCGGCGCGCTGCTCGCGATGCACCGGCACCGGGAGCGGTTCGGCGAGCAGCGCCGACGGCACGGACGCCCGCTCAGTTCCTGGTACTGGCTGGGCTGGTGGGTGCAGCCGGTGCTGGAGACCGCCCGGGACCTCGCCCTCGCGCACGCCTCGCACTGGCTGGACGGCCGCCACCTCACCGAGCTGGACCACGCCCTGGAGCAGTGCCCGGCCCCCGCCGAGGACCCGTCCGCGCGTTTCCTGCACGCCTGCCGCTCCTACCTCCTCAAGGACTGGGAGCAACTGATCCGGGACACCGACCGGCTGCTCGACGATCCGCTGCTCGGCATCGAGGCCGGGCTGTTCGCCGGTATGGCCCGGGTCCGGCTGGACATGTGCGCGCAGGCCCAGCCGCCGCTCGCCGCCTCGCTGGCCCGCTGCCGCTCCGAGCAGCCGCAGCGCAAGGAGCTGCGGTACTGGCTGGCCCGCGCCTACGAGGGCGCCGGGCGCAGCGCGGCCGCGCTGCCGCTGTACCGGGCCGTGCACCGGGCCGACCCGGCGTTCATGGACACCGCCGCCCGGCTGGCGGCGATCTCGGCGGAGGACGGCCTCGCGGACGCCCTGCTGGACGGCGCCGGGATCGGCGGCCGGGACGCGGGGCGCGGGGCGGAGGACGACGCGATCGACGCGGCGCTGCTGGACGCGGCGGTCCTGGAGCAGGCGGGTTTCGAGGCGCTCGGGGCCGGATCGGAGTTCGGGGCGGGCGCGGAGTTCGGGGCGGGTACGGAGTTCGGGGCGGGTACGGAGTTCGGAGCCGAGCAGGCGGCGGAGTTCGGCGCGGGCGCGGAGTTCGGGGCGGAGCAGGCGGCGACGGAGTCCGGGGCCGAGTTCGGCGCGGAGTTCGCCACCGAACAGGCGTCGGCCCTCGCGGGCGCCGAGCCGTCGGGCGCGGAGCTGCCGACCGGAGCCGGTGCGTTCGGCGGGCCCGGCGGCGCGGACCCCTTCGGGAACCCGGGCCCGGGCGGTCCGGCCGGGACCGACGACGAGGCGGAGGACGGCCACCCGACCGTGCCGACCCCGGCCGGACCGGGCAGCACCAGCGGTACCGGCGGAACCGGGAACAGGCCCGGTGGCGGGGCGGGCGCACCGCCACCGCTGGTGACCAACGGACGCGCCGGCTCGACCGCCCCGCAGCCTGCCGCCGCCTCCCCCGCCGCCCCCGCGGCGGCGCGCGCCGAAACCGCTCCGGCCCACGTGGCGAGCATCAGTTCGACCCCTGAACACGAGGACCACCGCGCCGAGTTGGACGCCGCGCTGGCCGAACTCTCCCGGATGGTCGGCCTGGAGCCGGTCAAGCGGCAGGTGCGGGCGCTCTCGGCGCAGCTGCGGATGGCCCGGCTGCGCGCCGAGCAGGGCCTGCCGGTCCAGCCGCCCAAGCGCCACTTCGTCTTCTCCGGGCCGTCCGGCACCGGCAAGACCACCGTCGCCCGGATCCTCGGCCGGGTCTTCCACGCCCTCGGCCTGCTCTCCGGGGACCATCTGGTGGAGGCTCAACGAGCCGACCTGGTCGGTGAGTTCCTCGGCCAGACGGCGGTGAAGGCGAACGAGCTGATCGACTCCGCACTGGACGGCGTGCTCTTCATCGACGAGGCCTACAGTCTCTCCAACTCCGGTTACAGCAAGGGCGACGCGTACGGCGACGAGGCACTGCAGGTGCTGCTCAAGCGGGCCGAGGACAACCGGGACCGGCTGGTGGTGATCCTGGCCGGCTACCCGGAGGGCATGAACCGGCTGCTGGCCACCAACCCCGGGCTCAACTCCCGCTTCACCAGCCGGGTCGACTTCCCGAGCTACCGCCCCGGCGAGCTGACCGCGATCGGCGCGGCGCTCGCCGGGCAGGACGGCGACGGCTGGGACGAGGACGCGGCCGAGGAACTGGCCTCGATCTGCACCCATGTGGTCCGCGAGGGCTGGATCGACGAGCTCGGCAACGGCCGCTTCATCCGCACCCTGTACGAGAAGTCCTGCGCCTACCGGGACCTGCGGCTCAGCCTGCTGCGCGAGCCGCCCGGCCGGGAGGACCTCGCCACGCTGCGACTGCCGGACCTGGTGCAGGCGTACGGCGAACTGATCGACGGCCGGGGCTGA
- a CDS encoding hemolysin family protein — MTVLQLAVALLLLLGNAFFVGAEFAVVSVRRSQIEPLAEAGNKRARTVLHALSNVSAMLAAAQLGITVCSLGLGALAEPTIAHLLEGPFHALGVPTGLMHPLSYGIALAVVVYLHMVMGEMVPKNMALAGPEKAALWLGPPLDRLARWLAPVIAFLNAFANGVLRLFKVEGKDEVESVFTTEQLIYLLADSGDAGLLAKDRQERLEDALELGRRPLTEVLLTPEQLVTVDTKVTAAQVEELALRTGFSRFPVTDGDPAGHGYLGYLHLKDILEVDDPSVPVPARLWRPITVLRGTLPLDDALGAMRRATCHLAAVLDQDGRTLGVVMLEDVLEELVGEVHDPDHRSAA; from the coding sequence ATGACCGTGCTCCAACTCGCCGTCGCACTCCTGCTGCTGCTCGGCAACGCCTTCTTCGTCGGCGCCGAGTTCGCCGTGGTCTCGGTCCGGCGCAGCCAGATCGAACCGCTCGCCGAGGCCGGCAACAAGCGCGCCCGCACCGTGCTGCACGCGCTGTCCAACGTCTCCGCGATGCTCGCCGCCGCCCAACTCGGCATCACCGTCTGCTCGCTGGGCCTGGGCGCGCTCGCCGAGCCGACCATCGCCCACCTGCTGGAGGGGCCGTTCCACGCGCTCGGCGTCCCGACCGGCCTGATGCACCCGCTCTCGTACGGGATCGCGCTGGCCGTCGTGGTCTACCTGCACATGGTCATGGGCGAGATGGTGCCCAAGAACATGGCGCTGGCGGGCCCGGAGAAGGCCGCGCTCTGGCTCGGCCCGCCGCTGGACCGGCTGGCCCGCTGGCTGGCCCCGGTGATCGCCTTCCTCAACGCCTTCGCCAACGGTGTGCTGCGGCTGTTCAAGGTCGAGGGCAAGGACGAGGTCGAGTCGGTCTTCACCACCGAGCAGCTGATCTACCTGCTCGCCGACTCCGGTGACGCCGGACTGCTGGCGAAGGACCGACAGGAGCGGCTGGAGGACGCCCTCGAGCTGGGCCGCCGCCCGCTGACCGAGGTGCTGCTCACCCCCGAGCAGCTGGTCACCGTGGACACCAAGGTGACCGCCGCCCAGGTCGAGGAGCTGGCGCTGCGCACCGGCTTCTCGCGCTTCCCGGTCACCGACGGCGACCCGGCCGGCCACGGCTACCTGGGGTACCTGCACCTCAAGGACATCCTGGAGGTCGACGACCCGTCGGTGCCCGTCCCGGCCCGGTTGTGGCGGCCGATCACCGTGCTCCGGGGCACCCTGCCGCTGGACGACGCGCTCGGAGCGATGCGCAGGGCCACCTGCCACCTCGCGGCCGTGCTCGACCAGGACGGGCGGACGCTCGGCGTGGTGATGCTGGAGGACGTGCTGGAGGAGCTGGTCGGCGAGGTGCACGACCCGGACCACCGCTCGGCCGCGTAA
- a CDS encoding acyl-CoA dehydrogenase family protein, with protein MTTSPAKSVDRQLPSEEARELLNLTRDLVQRELKPRAAEDEAAGRFPREVFRTLGEAGLLSLPYDEAYGGGEQPYEVYLQVLEELASGWLAVGLGVSVHTLSCHALATFGTDEQRGRWLPGMLSGEQLGAYCLSEPQSGSDAAALRTRADLDGEEYVVGGTKAWITHGGEADFYSALVRTGEEGARGISCLLVPGTQPGLSAAPPEHKMGMKSSPTAQLHFDGARVSRDRLIGSEGQGFQIALAALDSGRLGIAACAIGVAQAALDTAVDYARGRHQFGRPIADFQGLSFMLADMATQIEAGRALYLSAARRRDAGQAFSKEAAMAKLFCTDAAMRVTTDAVQVLGGYGYTQDFPAERYMREAKVLQIVEGTNQIQRLVIGRHLTKG; from the coding sequence ATGACCACCTCCCCCGCGAAGTCCGTGGACCGCCAGCTGCCCAGCGAGGAGGCCCGCGAGCTCCTGAACCTCACCCGGGACCTCGTCCAGCGCGAGCTGAAGCCGCGCGCCGCGGAGGACGAGGCCGCCGGCCGCTTCCCGCGCGAGGTCTTCCGCACGCTCGGCGAGGCCGGTCTGCTCTCCCTCCCGTACGACGAGGCGTACGGCGGCGGCGAGCAGCCCTACGAGGTCTACCTCCAGGTGCTGGAGGAGCTGGCGTCCGGCTGGCTGGCCGTCGGCCTGGGCGTCAGCGTGCACACCCTCTCCTGCCACGCGCTCGCCACCTTCGGCACCGACGAGCAGCGCGGCCGCTGGCTGCCCGGGATGCTCTCCGGCGAGCAGCTCGGCGCCTACTGCCTGTCCGAGCCGCAGTCCGGCTCCGACGCCGCCGCCCTGCGCACCCGGGCCGACCTGGACGGCGAGGAGTACGTCGTCGGCGGCACCAAGGCCTGGATCACCCACGGCGGCGAGGCCGACTTCTACAGCGCGCTGGTGCGCACCGGCGAGGAGGGCGCCCGGGGGATCAGCTGCCTGCTGGTGCCCGGCACCCAGCCCGGCCTGTCGGCCGCCCCGCCGGAGCACAAGATGGGCATGAAGTCCTCGCCCACCGCCCAGCTGCACTTCGACGGTGCCCGGGTCTCCCGGGACCGGCTGATCGGCAGCGAGGGCCAGGGCTTCCAGATCGCGCTCGCCGCGCTGGACTCCGGCCGGCTCGGCATCGCCGCCTGCGCGATCGGCGTCGCCCAGGCCGCGCTCGACACCGCCGTCGACTACGCGCGCGGCCGCCACCAGTTCGGCCGGCCGATCGCCGACTTCCAGGGCCTGTCCTTCATGCTCGCCGACATGGCCACCCAGATCGAGGCCGGCCGCGCGCTCTACCTGTCCGCCGCCCGCCGCCGCGACGCCGGCCAGGCGTTCTCCAAGGAGGCGGCGATGGCGAAGCTGTTCTGCACCGACGCCGCGATGCGGGTGACCACCGACGCCGTCCAGGTGCTCGGCGGCTACGGCTACACCCAGGACTTCCCGGCCGAGCGCTACATGCGCGAGGCCAAGGTGCTGCAGATCGTCGAGGGCACCAACCAGATCCAGCGCCTGGTGATCGGCCGCCACCTCACCAAGGGCTGA